From Pseudomonadota bacterium, one genomic window encodes:
- a CDS encoding AsmA family protein, translating to MVKRRQRRKSWRRRLLKLTGLVVIAVLVGLVVAVSQFDKDMFDQILADRLEESLGRRLDIDGTLSVSISLTPEITATDVKLKNATWASAEDMLVISKLDATVQLFPLFTGNVVFDKLDAEQVDANLEMSSDGEANWNLETASDSGGGGMSITLPDDLSIKRLNVTFDDRAAGDSLSGWFDDVHLASSSNNLDITTTGQIDDTPVSIDLNLPSLEAVVDPDLDTPVKGNVVALGLTVTIDGDVGLDDDGNAAGSADITIDSDDISSLSPLAGVPLPAQPLHFTGNASVTGDQIVAKGDATLTDTTVKLDVTVGTDVSPPSVSGKVSVSGDDPAWIAKLATVDLPSESYTMEAEFSVTDKLQAKGSGKLGETDISFDVTDATWDGIPPQSIKLSLAGPDMSRLGDWLDIELPAAAFTMSLTGTDTDGKFVITDGIAASGSANATFGATIANLDDPLGQPMPLQATTDNLQAIGNLYDIDLPALPFTMSSNLIEKDGDHYTLSSLKAQIDNHTLTGSLDIDDSGERTAFAGNLSTNELDVADIADTMAADDLAEDEPLIIPDPGIDLDITLQSTKVTIDDLEFQNAHLRVRTDDREVGVYGLTALFASGKLTTDFKIAHSIENPPINGTLKLADASTTDISTMFDLPGDVRGPLNIDIEADSDIANVNETLKDVTGHADIVLQNGYVGSDVLRKADSFVNLLAPWRNKKDPSVVECLVLRYDLADGKATSEVTLLDTSTMTVAGSGYINMLEETFNLRLAPTPKDATLLSLASAVKITGPIDDPKLSVGPLDVATGVGGSLLSSILAPVKALMPILGLTGDDDSPCKAALDPDRGASNAAQPVASNCARPQPWTDNGHVRFGRHVQHAVTCPAAS from the coding sequence ATGGTTAAACGTCGTCAACGCCGCAAATCATGGCGGCGGCGCCTGCTTAAGCTGACCGGACTGGTCGTTATCGCCGTACTCGTCGGACTGGTGGTGGCTGTCAGTCAATTTGACAAGGACATGTTCGACCAGATCCTGGCCGACCGGTTGGAGGAGAGCCTAGGCCGGCGCCTGGATATCGACGGCACCCTCAGCGTCTCGATTTCGCTGACGCCGGAGATCACCGCCACCGACGTCAAACTGAAGAACGCGACGTGGGCCAGTGCGGAAGACATGCTTGTCATCAGCAAACTCGACGCGACGGTTCAGTTGTTTCCCCTGTTCACCGGCAACGTTGTCTTCGACAAACTGGATGCCGAACAGGTCGACGCCAATCTTGAGATGTCGAGTGATGGCGAGGCCAACTGGAACCTGGAAACGGCCAGCGACAGTGGCGGCGGCGGCATGTCAATCACGCTGCCGGACGATCTCAGCATCAAACGACTGAACGTCACATTCGACGACAGGGCCGCAGGCGATAGTTTGTCGGGCTGGTTCGACGATGTGCATCTGGCGTCATCGTCGAACAATCTGGACATCACCACGACAGGCCAGATCGACGATACGCCGGTTTCGATCGACCTCAACTTGCCGAGCCTAGAGGCGGTGGTCGACCCGGACCTCGATACGCCGGTCAAAGGCAACGTCGTCGCCCTGGGGCTAACGGTGACCATCGACGGAGACGTCGGTCTGGACGATGACGGTAACGCCGCTGGCTCGGCCGATATCACGATTGACAGCGATGACATCTCATCGTTGTCGCCACTGGCCGGCGTGCCGTTACCGGCACAGCCGCTTCATTTCACCGGCAATGCCAGTGTCACGGGCGATCAGATTGTCGCCAAGGGCGATGCGACGCTGACCGACACGACAGTCAAGCTCGACGTGACGGTCGGAACCGACGTGTCGCCGCCTTCGGTTTCCGGCAAGGTTTCAGTATCCGGCGACGACCCCGCATGGATTGCGAAGCTCGCGACGGTCGATCTGCCGTCGGAGAGTTACACGATGGAAGCCGAGTTCAGCGTGACCGACAAGCTTCAGGCGAAGGGCAGTGGCAAGCTGGGCGAAACCGACATCTCATTCGACGTCACCGACGCGACGTGGGACGGCATACCGCCGCAGTCGATTAAACTGTCGCTTGCCGGCCCCGATATGTCGCGCCTTGGCGACTGGCTCGACATCGAGTTGCCCGCAGCCGCCTTCACCATGTCGCTGACCGGAACCGATACCGACGGGAAGTTTGTGATTACCGACGGCATCGCCGCATCCGGTTCGGCGAATGCCACGTTCGGCGCGACGATTGCCAATCTGGACGATCCCCTGGGCCAGCCGATGCCGCTGCAGGCGACAACAGACAATCTGCAGGCGATCGGCAACCTCTACGACATCGACCTGCCTGCCCTGCCCTTCACAATGTCGTCCAACCTGATCGAGAAGGACGGCGACCATTACACCTTGAGCAGCCTGAAAGCCCAGATCGACAATCACACCCTGACCGGCTCCCTGGACATCGACGACAGCGGCGAGCGAACAGCCTTCGCCGGCAACCTGTCGACCAATGAGCTCGATGTGGCTGACATCGCCGATACCATGGCCGCCGACGACCTGGCCGAGGACGAACCTCTGATCATCCCCGATCCCGGGATCGACCTGGACATCACCCTACAGAGTACGAAGGTCACCATCGACGACCTGGAGTTTCAGAACGCGCACTTGCGCGTCCGTACCGACGACCGGGAAGTCGGCGTCTATGGCCTGACCGCGTTGTTCGCGTCCGGCAAGCTGACAACGGATTTCAAGATTGCGCACAGCATTGAAAACCCACCGATCAACGGCACCCTAAAACTGGCCGACGCATCGACCACCGATATCTCGACCATGTTTGATTTGCCGGGTGACGTTCGCGGGCCGCTGAACATTGATATCGAAGCCGATAGCGATATCGCCAATGTCAACGAGACGCTGAAAGACGTCACCGGCCACGCAGACATCGTGTTGCAGAATGGTTATGTCGGCAGCGACGTGCTGCGCAAGGCCGACAGTTTCGTCAATCTCTTGGCGCCATGGCGCAACAAGAAAGATCCAAGCGTCGTTGAGTGCCTTGTGCTGCGCTACGATCTCGCCGACGGCAAGGCGACGAGCGAAGTCACCCTGCTTGACACCTCGACCATGACGGTCGCCGGCAGCGGTTACATCAACATGTTGGAGGAGACGTTCAACCTGCGCCTGGCGCCGACGCCGAAGGACGCGACGCTTTTGAGTCTGGCTTCAGCGGTGAAGATAACCGGGCCGATCGACGACCCCAAACTCTCCGTCGGCCCACTTGACGTGGCAACCGGCGTTGGCGGCAGCCTGCTCTCCTCGATCCTGGCGCCGGTCAAGGCGTTGATGCCGATTCTGGGCCTGACCGGCGACGACGACTCACCGTGCAAAGCGGCCCTTGATCCCGATCGCGGCGCCAGCAACGCCGCCCAGCCGGT
- a CDS encoding autotransporter assembly complex family protein gives MAWADEQEPVDQPETEEEGPHVDYDVILNIPNIEGLRGQIEESSQLMSLSDDPPASLSGLRRRVDADVERFDAVMRSRGYYDSDIISRIDTETEPVTVEISVTTGEQYLIAAYDIAYFGGAPAHEAARVDLDDIDITLGESAMAEAVVGAESRAVRHLRNNGYPFAAADDRLVLADHADKTIWVQVTITPGPFVRYGPTSLSGLDRTESNYFLRRVPWQEGEIYDQSVVDQYRQDLVDTGLFSQVTVKPDEDTDEETRTVEVTIEEGPPRTVRAGISYSTEDGVEVRFGWQHRNILGEAELLDLSTTLGLIRQRLDATYRQPGFRRLEQDLVVTGAVLNEELEAFRQTGATGSVAIEWPVSEYWTGSMGIAAEFLEINEEQIGEEDQTVFLVGFPVSYSYDDTDDLLNPTEGFRLNLATTPWTGRIGPVFNVVSSAVGAVETDSSAAVSFLSSEISGSTYYPLDEYDDYIIAVRGRVASVGGEPTQTLPANKRLYAGGAGSVRGYEFQKVGPLDAENNPVGGRSLITVGAELRVRFLDDFGVVPFIDGGSVYDSTIPDFEEEFFWGAGLGVRYYTDFGPLRLDVAVPLDRRKDIDDPFQFYISLGQAF, from the coding sequence ATGGCCTGGGCCGATGAGCAAGAGCCCGTTGATCAGCCTGAGACGGAAGAGGAAGGGCCGCACGTCGACTACGACGTTATCCTGAACATCCCCAACATTGAGGGCCTGCGCGGCCAGATCGAGGAAAGCTCACAACTGATGAGCCTTTCCGATGACCCGCCGGCCAGCCTGAGTGGCCTCAGGCGGCGTGTCGACGCGGATGTCGAGCGATTCGACGCGGTCATGCGCTCACGCGGCTATTACGACAGCGACATCATTTCGCGGATCGACACGGAAACGGAACCGGTGACGGTCGAGATTTCGGTGACGACCGGCGAGCAGTACCTGATCGCCGCTTACGACATCGCCTATTTCGGCGGAGCCCCGGCGCACGAGGCAGCGCGCGTCGACCTTGATGATATCGACATCACACTGGGCGAGTCGGCGATGGCGGAGGCCGTGGTCGGCGCGGAGTCCCGGGCGGTCCGGCATCTGCGCAACAACGGCTATCCGTTTGCCGCGGCGGACGATCGGCTGGTTCTCGCCGATCATGCCGACAAGACGATCTGGGTTCAGGTGACGATCACGCCCGGTCCCTTCGTACGCTATGGGCCGACGTCGCTATCGGGCCTTGACCGCACCGAATCCAACTACTTTTTGCGCCGTGTGCCCTGGCAGGAAGGTGAGATCTACGATCAGTCGGTGGTCGACCAGTACCGCCAGGACCTCGTCGACACCGGTCTCTTCAGCCAGGTCACGGTCAAACCGGACGAGGACACGGACGAGGAGACCCGCACGGTCGAAGTCACCATAGAGGAGGGGCCGCCGCGCACCGTCCGCGCAGGTATTTCCTACTCGACCGAAGACGGTGTGGAGGTCCGTTTCGGATGGCAACACCGCAACATCTTGGGTGAGGCGGAATTGCTGGATCTTTCGACCACGCTTGGTCTGATCCGCCAACGACTGGATGCGACCTATCGCCAGCCCGGTTTCCGGCGTCTGGAACAGGATCTCGTCGTGACTGGCGCCGTGCTCAACGAGGAACTGGAGGCGTTCCGGCAGACCGGTGCGACTGGCTCGGTCGCCATCGAGTGGCCGGTCAGCGAGTACTGGACGGGTTCCATGGGTATCGCCGCGGAGTTCCTGGAGATCAATGAGGAGCAGATTGGCGAGGAGGACCAGACGGTCTTTCTGGTCGGGTTTCCGGTCTCCTACAGCTACGACGACACCGACGATCTGCTGAACCCGACCGAGGGGTTTCGTCTGAACCTGGCGACAACACCATGGACTGGGCGGATCGGGCCGGTCTTCAACGTCGTTTCATCGGCCGTCGGCGCGGTCGAGACGGACAGCAGCGCCGCCGTATCGTTCCTGTCGTCGGAGATTTCTGGTTCAACGTACTATCCGCTCGACGAGTATGACGACTACATCATCGCCGTCAGGGGACGCGTGGCGTCGGTCGGTGGCGAGCCGACTCAGACCTTGCCGGCGAACAAGCGGCTCTATGCCGGTGGCGCCGGTTCGGTGCGCGGGTATGAGTTCCAAAAGGTCGGTCCGTTGGATGCGGAGAACAATCCGGTCGGCGGACGCTCGTTGATCACCGTCGGCGCAGAGCTCCGCGTACGCTTCCTCGACGACTTCGGCGTTGTCCCGTTCATCGACGGCGGCAGCGTCTACGATTCGACAATCCCCGATTTCGAGGAGGAGTTTTTCTGGGGCGCCGGTCTGGGCGTGCGCTACTACACGGATTTTGGGCCGCTAAGGCTGGACGTCGCGGTGCCATTGGATCGCCGCAAGGATATCGATGATCCCTTTCAGTTTTACATCAGCCTGGGTCAGGCGTTTTGA
- a CDS encoding translocation/assembly module TamB domain-containing protein has translation MKRRILIITVAVVGPLVVLALAVVVGGLIYIDSNSGRAWLARTIEDAARDPGVMEVEIGSIAPGLPGTIAIDQVVVLDGEGPWLTLENVAVAWDPWALLTRNLTIDSFEVGEVVVSRPPAAVGTEDDVSSDDDATAIPELPVGVTVDEISVARVDLDEALFGVAATLKVEGMASASRAGEVTLDLGVFRTDGVGGAVQTKADVDLAANRLSLWANVYEPAGGVIVHMLDLEGAPPFDLTLEGDGPASDWSGTLNANAGDDLAVDVGLRVQAGDTLMVALDGDASLNPLMPAELQPLIGAPVTLDTALVIDGDLYRVERLMVEARALAISATGQADLAANTVDLAATLEGRDNAPIEALADPVSLGAWQINLTAMGDLAAPDVTVAGSVDGLDVPDALAGDVTLTATLSPDGAQGWEGEGQIVVDSLVAGEPAVGTLLEEKAQIDFAVGIDGDFAEFSVATLEVTGANLNVAAQGIIDLNDLSGEVDADIDVADLSGFSDMAGLPLSGGLTVQSNLTLAPDLSLVSGPVAIDGMGLEVAMNSVSPFIGDSLSVTTELESDLATYAVLDALTATTQSVNVAGRIDLIDGFAVLDGNLAGDLTVTPAVAGMLGADAGGSASFQAQLTGSVEDPVIRAEAVLNGVSMAGVSADGVTAAAEVGDLSGAPSGKALITMPPQSGSLKIALSFVEEGEDINLPVIALNGPGLVGNGSLRVDGAGVVSGVIQTSDADIGPLAGLAGMEGAGSLSFRIDARVGANGGQDAQIALSAGNLTLALADGGLLTLGDIRVNADLSDLEGEPGGVADISLSQAAFDAYTLDGAVVRAELAGDLATVDAQASGNAGVPVSVDTAFQADLASEELELLFDRLSGSVSEQDFAQNGPLRLQLGDGTVVVENIVLEMGGGTVSGDFVRTAQSLEAGLEIESLPFELIRIVAPRSRATGLIEGTAQMTTRNNVVVGSVALAVNDLDLSERTGEETMVADIRFNAELDENQMTADLEVSGLPGSQLSGQARIGAALNATTLEVANAMSAPLDAAVDVNIKLAEIWETLPASDQRMSGNLVAALTAQGVVGNPDVAGQLTLRDGTYEHLVYGTLIDQIALTVTGDSTESLAITLQARDGADGRIEANGDVNLAGEVDIQAALSLSSATLVRRDDVMATASGNITYAGTPLRGAIQGAITTDVVEINLVNSLPPSVVVLDVQDVYGGRGNGTSADGSGLWLADLDVTIDIPRRFFVRGRGVETEWFGNIAITGTTDEPVVNGKIEVQRGQVLLVGRPFEITRGIVELDPEQIDNPILDVSAQSSREEVTGIITISGRALDPEIEITSNPPLPQAEVLPRVLFGKSSSNLSAFEAFEVASAVAELSGVTGGSGILDQTRQTLGIDVLRVSSDDEGDTRVGAGSYVTEDVYVGVEQGTQTGSGAVTVEVELTDSLSVETSTGTDASANVGVNWRWDY, from the coding sequence TTGAAACGGCGCATCCTCATCATCACCGTGGCGGTCGTTGGACCGCTTGTCGTCCTGGCGCTGGCCGTTGTCGTCGGCGGTCTGATCTATATCGACTCCAACAGTGGCCGTGCGTGGTTGGCCCGAACGATCGAAGACGCGGCACGCGACCCCGGCGTCATGGAGGTCGAAATCGGCTCGATTGCCCCGGGGCTACCGGGCACGATCGCCATCGATCAGGTTGTCGTGTTGGACGGCGAGGGGCCTTGGTTGACCTTGGAGAACGTCGCGGTCGCCTGGGACCCTTGGGCGCTGCTCACACGCAATCTGACCATAGACTCCTTCGAGGTCGGCGAGGTCGTTGTCAGTCGTCCCCCCGCTGCCGTAGGAACCGAGGACGATGTCTCTTCCGATGATGACGCCACGGCAATCCCGGAACTGCCGGTCGGAGTGACGGTCGACGAGATTTCCGTGGCGCGCGTCGATCTGGACGAAGCGCTGTTTGGTGTTGCGGCGACCCTGAAGGTCGAAGGCATGGCAAGCGCCTCGCGCGCAGGCGAGGTCACGCTCGACCTTGGCGTCTTCCGTACCGACGGTGTCGGCGGGGCCGTGCAGACCAAGGCGGATGTCGATTTGGCCGCTAACCGGTTGTCACTGTGGGCCAACGTCTATGAGCCCGCCGGTGGCGTCATCGTGCACATGCTGGATCTGGAGGGTGCGCCGCCATTCGACCTGACGCTGGAGGGTGACGGCCCGGCGAGTGATTGGTCGGGTACGCTTAACGCGAACGCCGGTGACGATCTTGCCGTTGATGTCGGCCTGCGGGTTCAAGCTGGTGACACGCTGATGGTGGCGCTCGACGGCGACGCAAGCCTGAACCCCCTGATGCCGGCTGAGCTTCAGCCGTTGATCGGCGCGCCGGTAACCCTTGATACCGCCCTGGTGATCGATGGCGATCTCTACCGTGTCGAACGCCTGATGGTAGAGGCGCGTGCCCTCGCGATTTCGGCGACAGGCCAGGCAGACCTGGCGGCGAACACGGTCGACCTCGCGGCAACGCTGGAGGGCCGCGACAATGCACCGATCGAGGCTCTGGCCGACCCGGTAAGTTTGGGCGCCTGGCAAATCAATCTGACCGCCATGGGCGATCTCGCCGCGCCAGATGTGACCGTGGCGGGTTCGGTCGATGGGCTGGACGTTCCCGATGCGCTCGCCGGGGATGTCACGCTTACAGCCACGCTGTCACCAGACGGCGCTCAGGGCTGGGAGGGCGAGGGGCAGATCGTCGTCGACAGCCTGGTCGCCGGCGAGCCCGCCGTCGGCACGTTGCTGGAGGAGAAGGCCCAGATCGACTTCGCCGTCGGCATCGACGGTGACTTCGCCGAATTCTCTGTCGCAACCCTAGAGGTCACGGGCGCCAATTTGAATGTCGCCGCCCAAGGCATCATCGATCTCAACGACCTGTCGGGCGAGGTCGATGCCGATATCGACGTTGCCGACCTTTCAGGCTTCAGCGACATGGCCGGCTTGCCGCTCAGCGGCGGCCTGACGGTACAGAGCAATCTGACGTTGGCGCCCGATCTTTCGCTCGTCTCCGGCCCTGTCGCGATCGACGGCATGGGGCTTGAGGTCGCCATGAACAGTGTCTCGCCCTTCATTGGCGACAGCCTGTCCGTGACGACGGAATTGGAGAGCGATCTTGCGACCTACGCGGTTCTCGACGCTCTCACCGCAACCACCCAGTCCGTCAATGTTGCCGGACGGATCGACCTGATCGATGGTTTCGCGGTCCTGGACGGCAACCTGGCGGGCGACCTCACGGTCACACCGGCCGTTGCCGGGATGCTGGGTGCCGATGCCGGCGGCAGCGCCTCGTTTCAGGCTCAGCTGACCGGGTCCGTCGAAGACCCCGTGATTCGCGCGGAGGCGGTACTCAACGGGGTCAGCATGGCCGGCGTCTCGGCCGATGGCGTCACCGCCGCCGCTGAAGTCGGCGACCTTTCTGGCGCGCCGAGCGGCAAGGCTCTGATCACCATGCCGCCTCAATCGGGGTCTTTGAAGATCGCGCTGTCCTTTGTCGAAGAGGGCGAGGATATCAACCTGCCGGTGATCGCGCTGAACGGCCCCGGTCTTGTTGGCAACGGCTCGCTTCGGGTCGATGGTGCCGGTGTTGTCTCCGGTGTCATCCAGACGAGCGATGCCGATATCGGACCGCTCGCCGGTCTGGCCGGCATGGAAGGCGCCGGGAGCTTGTCGTTTCGGATCGATGCCCGGGTCGGTGCCAATGGCGGACAGGATGCCCAGATTGCCCTGAGCGCCGGCAATCTAACCCTGGCGCTCGCCGATGGCGGCCTTCTGACGCTGGGCGACATACGCGTCAACGCCGACCTCAGCGATCTGGAGGGCGAGCCAGGTGGTGTCGCCGACATTTCGTTGAGCCAGGCCGCGTTCGATGCCTACACGTTGGACGGGGCGGTCGTGCGCGCCGAACTGGCCGGCGACCTTGCAACGGTCGACGCGCAGGCCAGCGGCAATGCCGGCGTGCCGGTCAGCGTCGACACGGCGTTTCAGGCTGACTTGGCCAGCGAAGAACTTGAGCTTTTGTTCGACCGTCTGTCCGGCAGTGTGAGCGAGCAGGACTTCGCGCAGAACGGTCCGCTTCGCCTGCAACTTGGCGACGGCACCGTGGTCGTCGAGAACATCGTGCTGGAGATGGGCGGCGGCACCGTGTCGGGCGATTTCGTGCGCACGGCCCAATCGCTTGAGGCGGGCCTGGAGATCGAAAGTCTGCCGTTCGAGCTGATCAGGATCGTTGCGCCCCGATCGCGCGCGACCGGTCTGATCGAGGGCACGGCCCAGATGACGACCCGCAACAACGTTGTGGTCGGGTCTGTCGCGCTGGCGGTCAACGACCTCGATCTTTCCGAACGCACCGGCGAGGAAACGATGGTCGCGGACATTCGGTTCAACGCCGAACTGGACGAGAACCAGATGACGGCCGATCTGGAGGTCTCGGGTCTGCCTGGAAGCCAGCTCTCCGGTCAGGCACGGATTGGCGCCGCGTTGAACGCCACCACGTTGGAAGTGGCGAACGCGATGTCGGCGCCGCTGGACGCGGCCGTCGACGTCAACATCAAGCTGGCGGAGATATGGGAAACCCTGCCTGCGAGCGACCAGCGGATGTCGGGCAACCTGGTCGCCGCGCTGACCGCGCAGGGTGTCGTCGGCAATCCGGATGTCGCCGGTCAACTGACCTTGCGCGACGGCACCTACGAACACCTTGTCTACGGTACCCTGATTGACCAGATCGCCCTGACAGTCACCGGCGACAGCACCGAGAGCCTGGCCATCACCCTTCAGGCCAGGGATGGCGCCGATGGCCGCATCGAGGCCAATGGTGACGTGAACCTGGCCGGCGAGGTGGACATTCAAGCGGCCCTGTCACTCAGCAGCGCCACACTCGTTCGCCGTGACGACGTCATGGCGACCGCCAGCGGCAACATCACCTATGCCGGCACGCCGTTGCGCGGTGCCATCCAGGGGGCGATTACAACGGACGTCGTTGAAATCAATCTGGTCAACTCGCTACCGCCGTCGGTCGTGGTGCTGGATGTCCAGGACGTCTATGGCGGCCGCGGCAACGGCACGTCGGCCGACGGATCCGGCCTGTGGCTCGCCGATCTTGATGTCACGATCGACATTCCCCGCCGTTTCTTCGTTCGCGGCCGTGGCGTTGAGACCGAATGGTTCGGCAACATCGCCATAACCGGCACCACTGACGAACCGGTCGTGAACGGCAAGATCGAGGTGCAGCGCGGCCAAGTCCTACTCGTCGGCCGGCCGTTCGAGATTACCCGCGGCATCGTGGAGCTGGATCCCGAGCAGATCGATAACCCGATTCTGGACGTTTCGGCGCAAAGCAGCCGCGAGGAGGTGACCGGGATCATCACGATCAGTGGCCGCGCGCTTGATCCCGAGATCGAAATCACCTCGAACCCGCCTTTGCCCCAGGCCGAGGTCCTGCCGCGCGTCCTCTTTGGCAAGAGTTCGTCCAATCTCTCGGCGTTCGAGGCCTTCGAGGTGGCCTCGGCCGTCGCCGAACTGAGCGGCGTAACCGGCGGTTCGGGCATTTTGGACCAGACCCGTCAGACGCTTGGGATCGACGTGCTGCGCGTCTCGTCCGACGATGAGGGTGATACCCGTGTCGGTGCCGGCAGCTACGTTACCGAAGACGTCTATGTCGGCGTCGAGCAGGGCACCCAGACCGGGTCCGGCGCCGTCACCGTGGAGGTCGAACTGACCGACAGCCTGTCCGTTGAGACCTCGACAGGGACCGATGCCAGCGCCAATGTGG